A window from Peromyscus eremicus chromosome 1, PerEre_H2_v1, whole genome shotgun sequence encodes these proteins:
- the Mcee gene encoding methylmalonyl-CoA epimerase, mitochondrial: MKHIVKAALLAASATGLFSRVQIPVAAGRSFSKSQSLDQMSGPVWNLGRLNHVAIAVPDLGKASSFYRDVLGAQVSEAVPLPEHGVSVVFVDLGNTKLELLHPLGSDSPISGFLQKKKAGGMHHLCIEVDDIETAVKDLKKKKIHSLTDETKIGAHGKPVIFLHPKDCGGVLVELEQA; the protein is encoded by the exons ATGAAGCATATAGTGAAGGCCGCCCTGTTGGCTGCGAGCGCTACAG ggctTTTCTCCAGAGTCCAAATTCCAGTTGCCGCAGGGAGAAGTTTTTCCAAATCACAGTCCCTGGATCAAATGTCAGGTCCTGTGTGGAACCTGGGTCGGCTCAATCACGTGGCCATAGCAGTGCCAGATTTGGGAAAGGCCTCGTCATTTTATAGGGATGTTCTGGGGGCCCAGGTAAGTGAGGCGGTCCCTCTTCCGGAACATGGAGTATCTGTTGTTTTTGTCGACCTGGGCAACACCAAACTGGAACTTCTTCACCCACTGGGGAGCGACAGTCCAATCTCAGGCTTTCTGCAGAAGAAGAAGGCTGGAGGAATGCATCACCTCTGCATCGAG gTGGACGATATAGAGACAGCTGTGAAGgatttgaagaaaaagaagattCATAGTCTGACTGATGAAACCAAAATAGGAGCACATGGGAAACCCGTGATTTTCCTCCATCCCAAAGACTGTGGTGGGGTCCTTGTAGAACTGGAGCAAGCATGA